One stretch of Rosistilla oblonga DNA includes these proteins:
- a CDS encoding DUF1559 domain-containing protein: protein MKPKSLRSGFTLVELLVVIAIIGILVGLLLPAVQAAREAARRMSCSNNMKQIGLALHNYHDVHRTFPVGAFYNKHGSNWRALILPFIEETAAHDQINFETGGFWAHDVATQSNNPIFSSLRIAGYVCPSSPHGVTNIGDIPLSQHASTGNTSMVMDYVGVSGATPDLNGRTSACTADNIVSGGTYCNNGMMTVYFNKRFRDCTDGTSNTLIIGEQSGNVNGKEASANPLGGWHGWVNNSGEQMLENMSLSSFSSLAAYAGGITTVRYSPNAFWKSGAPSSASSQYEVNTILNSFHPGGIHGLLTDGAVRFVSETVELDTMIKLSIRDDGQVLGEF, encoded by the coding sequence ATGAAGCCTAAGTCCCTCCGATCGGGATTCACCCTGGTCGAATTGTTAGTCGTCATCGCCATCATCGGTATCTTGGTCGGGCTGTTGCTTCCCGCAGTCCAGGCGGCGCGCGAAGCGGCGCGGCGGATGTCGTGTTCGAACAACATGAAACAGATCGGTTTGGCGCTACACAACTACCACGACGTTCACAGAACGTTTCCTGTCGGCGCGTTTTACAACAAACACGGCAGTAATTGGCGGGCCTTGATCCTGCCGTTCATCGAAGAAACCGCAGCTCACGATCAGATCAACTTCGAAACCGGAGGCTTCTGGGCGCACGACGTGGCGACGCAATCCAACAACCCCATTTTCAGTTCGTTGCGGATCGCTGGCTATGTCTGCCCATCGAGTCCCCACGGGGTGACGAATATTGGCGACATCCCGCTTTCCCAACATGCTTCGACGGGAAATACCAGCATGGTCATGGACTACGTTGGCGTCTCGGGAGCGACTCCCGACCTGAACGGCCGGACCTCCGCCTGTACCGCCGACAATATCGTCAGCGGAGGAACGTACTGTAACAACGGAATGATGACGGTCTACTTCAACAAGCGATTCCGCGATTGCACCGATGGCACATCGAACACGCTGATCATCGGTGAACAATCGGGGAACGTAAATGGTAAAGAGGCCAGTGCGAATCCATTGGGCGGCTGGCACGGCTGGGTCAACAACTCCGGCGAACAGATGCTGGAAAACATGAGTCTTTCATCGTTCTCCAGCTTGGCCGCTTATGCGGGTGGAATCACCACGGTTCGTTATTCGCCCAACGCGTTCTGGAAATCGGGGGCTCCATCGAGCGCCAGCAGCCAGTACGAAGTGAACACCATTCTGAACTCGTTTCACCCCGGCGGGATCCACGGTTTGCTGACCGATGGCGCGGTTCGATTTGTCTCCGAGACGGTCGAACTCGACACGATGATCAAGCTGAGCATTCGCGACGATGGCCAGGTGCTGGGCGAGTTCTAA